From Quercus robur chromosome 8, dhQueRobu3.1, whole genome shotgun sequence:
ACATGCATTTCCCTTTATTACTTCTTCCCTCCagtttctcggcaaccaaacatcAATCGAAACGTAAAACAAGTCAATTCCCTTTCAGCTCAACCTAACATATCTAGATTTATGCAAAATTAGTATATTTCTATTCAAACTTTCTCCCTCTTCCCAAAAAACCCACAACagtataaaacacaaaactTCAACTTTCCATTCTCCATCCATTTCCTCCACactctcagcaaccaaacataaatttaaacaaataaataaatatattttttttctaaagctAATTATGTTTTCAAATCATGCCCCAAGacaccaatattttttttttttggtaggtaaCAAATGTTTTTCAGAGAAAAGATTGCACCCAGTGTACAGGACCTATACTAGATGTACATCATAACTAAGCTTTGAGATTACAAAGATcttccaaacaaaacaaaacaaaaaatccctcccctaaaaaaagaaaaaaagaaaaatccaaacaCCAACCATCTTGTACCAATACTGATTCCAACTATACAAAATACAATACAAACCACCAATACAAATTACATCAGCTAAGCAAACCGTCTATAGTGCTAACAAATTAGGAATACAGAGCAAAGCAACCATCACAAATTAATGGAATCTAAAAAAACTTAGGATTTCATGTTTTCATATGAGGTTAAATGGAATACAAATATGGTACTGATTACACAGGTTGCGTTTGGAACTAGTTCCTGCATTAGAAATTTCATAGTTAGATGGCAtaaccaaaaataaacaaatatttaattcataacaaaaaaaatgtcatttataTTCCATATGAAAGATATTTTGGTGGTAGTGGCGGGTCACAGACTGAAGAAAAGTAGagagaaaagataagaaaagaaaagaaaaaagaagcaaaaacaaaatgaagagCGAAAACGTACTTGCGAGCTGCAAAGAGTGAAGTGTGTTGGAGGGAAATTTGGGGGTTTGTTTGGGGTGctctaattttgtttgatttggagCACCGATTGGATTTTTGGCCAAATTTGGGACATTAGGAAAGGTTGGGTGGCTGCAGAGTCAgttgtgagagttataggaggtgtttggtacatacacttaaaaactgaaaacatgtataaaaatacgtgtggatgaaaaagtgtatgaaatacatgtaatattgtttaaaaatagaaaacatgtgtttgagtAGGTGTACGAAACGGGACATAATAGTTGTCTAGAAAAACAAACTAAAATGAATCAAGAGAGAAACACTGACTCATGGAATTGTACTTTGTACGGTTTTGTCTGTTGCAAGATTATTTTaccttaaatttttattttttttaaaaaattccttATATAGTTGgccgtctttttttttttttttttttaaataaagttttaacCTATGAATTAAGATTATtacttgatttttggtgtaagcagagactaaattctaaataatttcttatttaaccattaaaGGCTTTTATTAGTTGAATTAACCGGAACTCACAGCCTTATATAATATTTGCAAATATGCTAATAACTATATCACATTTATCGGTAATTTTTATGAATAGCTCAAACAAATTTATTGTCTGCTTAAGGTTGTAAAAGAACAATGTTATTTAGGAACAACTCGAGTTTAGCTActcatcaaaaaaacaaaaaaaaaacaaaaattttgagtttggcTTAAGAAAAAGCTTGTtaatgtatatttgtttaacaaaaaattcaaattcaaacctAAACAAGTCAAGCTCAAACAAAATGATAACTTCTTGAACAAACTCgtcaacataaatataaacttgATTTagcttatatataatattatattttaatatctaTACTTGTCTCAAAATATTCTTCGATAGACTTAAAATTGAATTGTGTAAGTTTGTAAATATATTCATACGATATcaaattactattatttatcatttattaaaaatataaatagtctATTCGtagttaaaatttataaaaacaattttaaggacCTATTTGGAATCCGCTTATTTttctaaaactgaaaatactttgtcgaaaatactgtagataaaggtaaatattggttgaaatagtatagtgagacccataaatagtataaaaaagtatagtgagacccatgaatagtagaaaaaataaactaaatagtaaaataaattagcaaaaataatcATGCCAAACATACACTTAGTCATGAGTTTTTTGTGAGCTTATTTGATAAAAGATgtaccgatttttttttttcaaaataacacaaaatttcaaacaattttgttagttagcatagtttccaaactatttaggaaactaacatctcaAGTATTAGAGACTCAGTTTTACTGTAGCAACTCGAGTATCACAAAGTCAATTTCTATGAAAATTCACATGAAAATCGAGTATGTGAGACTTGAGTTccacaaaaacacaaagacaaaaaaacagCAAAAGATCAAACAGAGAGATCAAACCAAAGAGATCTTTCTAACGAAACCCAAACCATGAagacaaaaaaacaacaaactaGAGAGATCAAAACCAGGTGGTGGCGGCGGCGATTGAAATCAAGCTCTCGGCGTCTTTGGGTGAGTTTCTTCGTTCTTCTTGTTGATTTTCTCTCTGGGTCTTGATCTATCACCAAAGTTCTCCATTTGAGCTTCCCTaagttttgatttcttttgtgaaaCTTTAGTTtgtaagactcgatttccacgtgaTTTTTCATAGAAATTGAGTCTGTGATGCTTCAGTTGCTACAGTAAAATTGAGTTCTAAATATTCGAGATATTAGTTTCttaaatagtttgaaaataatgttaactaacaaaattgtttaaaaattggtgttattttgaaaaaaaaatccaaagatgTACCAAGCTTTAATATTGTTCAGCTCGGTTCGTTCCAAAGCCCAAATCATGAAAGCCCAGGAAACAGGGTCCAGGCCCATTCGAAGCTTTCAACTTCTGCGATCGTCTTCTTGTGCCAGcgaagaaaagagaaattcCCTGCACAGAGAGAAACTTCGCTCCAATGGCTCAGATTCCGAACCTAGATAATGCTCCTCTCAATCTCACATCTCTAAGGTACGCTAAACCCTAATTTTTCCACAGCAATCAACTTCTATAACAACAATTCAATTCTCGTTTGCTAATTGGTCTTTGGTTCATATTCAGAGAACAGTCACAGAAGGAGCTCCTAAACATTCTCAAGAATGTgagtctctctttctctctatctctttatcATTTCTCTGTTTGGTTCCcgagaaaaaattatatagttagTAGAAGTCTCTGGCTGTTTTTCAGTTATAAGTGGAATCTATGCTTTCCTGGCTCCCAAACATTGAGGAACATCGGATTTAGGATTCTAATTCAGTTCGCATTGCTTGTTTATCACTAGGAACATTCTagtgtttgaaattttgttgaaattgatgATAAAcattgattgatttatttatttatttatgtatgtatttaaattttcatgGATTTATAGATTCGAGGGAAAAAGTGCTTGGTTATTGATCCGAAGCTCGGGAGTTCTCTCTCATCGATCATACAAACATCGCTTCTTAAGGCATTTTCTCTCAAACTCTACTTACATCTTCAATGGAATTTAGATTATATGAAGAAAAGTACACTTAGTCATTACAACGTGCActtgattttagatttttttggaaTCATTATAAATAGCTTTGTTTAGATTCAGTATTTTATCTTCGAAAATATTTTGCTGGTGAAAAGTATAGCCCAGCTGAAACTAGCAGAGCTCTAATGAATGGGAATTATTGATAATAAGTAGCTGctatttttgagaaatttctGCTAATTACAAACAGGAACATGGGGTTGAGTTGCGGCATCTTTCAGCTGACCCCCTTCAAACTGACTGCATCAAAGTGGTTTTCCTTGTTCGTTCTCAGCTCGATTTAATGAAATTCATATGTTCGAATGTTCACGATGATGTATCAAAGGGATTTCAAAGGGAATACTTTGTTTATTTTGTCCCTCGCCGCACAGTTGTATGTGAGAAGGTAAATGTTTGTTGGCAGTCTTTCTGTTTGTAAAACCCATGCTATGTGTATGTATTTATGGTGAGTAGCCTTTGGTTTTACAGATCCTTGAAGAGGAAAATGTTTATAGTTTGATGACTATAGGGGAGTACCCATTGTACATAGTTCCATTGGACGAGGATGTATTATCATTTGAACTCGACCTTGCTTATAAAGTAcgtaaaaatttgtttttgtccGTTCTGCtgatttatattaattatttctcTTTGTGCTTCTGatgtcttattttattttttgttttttttttttttttttttttttttttttttttccgtacATCTTAGGAAAGCCAAGTTGATGGTGATACAAGCTCTCTTTGGCATATCGCTAAAGCAATTCACAAGCTTGAGGTCGTGAGATTTTACTAATGTAATTTAGTTAATTCATATAAGGGATGAAGCCTTAAAATAATTTGACCTATAAAGAGAGAATACTTATtagaaatataataaatctTTTATGAATGCAGATATTTAATATGGTTATATGCTCTTCTTGTATATTTTTGCATTTACCTGAAAGGTTTGCATTGATTTATGTATTATAGTTTTCTTTTGGAGTGATACCAAACGTGAGAGCCAAAGGCAAAGCATCAGTGCGTGTTGCAGACATTCTAAACCGTATGCAAGCAGAGGAACCTGTTAACTCACCTGATGTAATTATCTACAGCTTCAAGCTCCTTTTTATGCAAACTAAGttgaaaaaaatgcatttttataaaatgatgcACACTTCACTGCCTCCCACTAATGTTTTGTTCGTTACTACAGATGGTTGTGCCAGAGATAAATACACTCATCCTTTTAGATAGGGAGGTAACCTTTTCTTCGTTCCCTCTATTTTACCGTATGTTCTCTAATGTGAAGTCATGCTAGTTGCAAATGATATGCAACcatgtgtttaaaaattgtGTATTTTCTTAACCTACCTTATGCCTGGAGGACAAGCAAATTTTAAAACCTTTTCGAATTGGAGAACAAGCCATGTATGGTTGGTCCTAGAATTAATCCAATAGAGAGATTAAAAATGACATGAAATATAAGCCAAAAGTTTACTAAAGACAACTCAGTGCACTACATGTCGAAAAAAAAGGGACCAAAAATGACATTAAATTGAAAAACCTATATTCCAAAAGATGACTAagtgcgagagagagagagagagaagaagatgaCTAAGCACAACTAACTGCACTATAAGcccaaaatgaaaatgaataaaaataccctttacattaaattaaaaaaaccaatacTTTTATACTTACTAATctaacttcattaaaatattgacttgtgggtttggttttaatttgttttagagTTGAATCTGTATTGTTATTAAAAATGAATCAATTTCCAAATAATTTATTTCCGTAGGCTCTTGTCAAGAATTTCAGATTTAAATGCTTACTCTGTTCTGTAATACCACAAATCCAGTTTCTTATCGGAAGAAGAATGTAGAGAAATATAGAGAAGTTGATAATAAAGAAAGGAGTTATAAGTTCTTATTAAGAGCTGGCAGTTTGGCACACTTCAAAATCtgagtcacatattaaaaaaaagagaaggtttTAAACTAGTTCTCATTTTTGAGCTACTTTTGCAATGCTTAGTTGTAGATTCATAATGTCTATGATATTATAGATCCTTGCTGTTGCTTAAAGTTGACTATTCCTCGGCTGCAGGTGGACATGGTTACTCCTATGTTGTCTCAATTAACATATGAGGGGCTAATTGATGAGGTAAGCAGAGGAAGTTGGCCCATACTTATGCAATGCATAATTGTTACCTGGCATGATAGTTATGACCCTGGAATGATGTGATTGACAAGTTTAATGATTTATAGTCCTcatattgttcttatacaaATTCAATTAGCTTGGTGAAAACTCCTCCTCCATTAAGAATTTGACTTTGTTTTTAACATTGTGTTTTTCCTTTATCTTATATCCATTCTGGTCAAAATTACATTACATGGACTTGTGAGACTACTGAACCTCTAATTGCATGACCATCAGattgttttagttttatttatgcTCAAGCtaaatcattaaagctcaatcttttaggagaaattatttttgttactttctTGCATGGGCCTGAAATGGGATACCTATTGGTTCTGGTTATATCAATTTTGTTATAACCTCTCTAATACGTTTACTGCAGTGTCTGCATGTCAATAATGGTTCTGTGGAGCTGGATGCATCTATCATGGGTCTCCAACAAGAgggaaaaaagataaaagttcCACTTAATTCAAGGTAAATTATTGTCTCTGCTTGATATATCTTGCTGCTCTTGACAACAACGACCAAGCtttagttccaaaattttggggttagCCACAGATCCTCCATAAACTAATCATGGTCAGTGACATGATTCTTTTCCTCCGTCTATTCAATCCAAAGtcatgttcttttttctttttaatttttgtttctagTTATACTGATTTTTTTCCTAAGATATGGCTAAATATTACGTTCAATTTGGTGGCTAAGCCTCAAATTCTCCATGAAgctatgtatgtgtgtgtatgtagtGATGTATACTGTTCGAAAATTGTTTCTAAACTTATCGTACTTATGGATCAAATAATTGTATTAGAATATGATATGCATAATTTACTAGAAAGGCATACAAATGAGGGAACAAAGAGTACAAAATTCTGCAGATCCTATGAGGATAGCAATAAAGAAACCTTTGGTTTCACATGAGCATATCACAAAGCATCTTAAGAATtccaaaaattgagtttcaaaatgtTTATGCTCTTTCtgttgtctctctctctcttttattttttatgaaatgcTTATTTTCCAGAATAACCTAAAGGATGAAAAAGCTAATATCTCTGTACTATATCTAATCACTAATACTCATGAAATTTTACCccggggggggtggggggttggTTGTTAAATTGTGGCGGCTAAGCCTTGGATGTTCTAATGTTGTGTGGAGTGTCCTTTTTGGTAGATTCACTTCCACAGTTCCACAAAGCCCTTTTGTCCTAAGATAGTTATTATATTACTTCCCTAGTTTTTACAGATGCACCTTAGAATGTTAGATGCTCCAACTGTTTAATGTTGTTGATATCATGCATACCATCTGTTAGTTGTAGGTACATAAGGGAAAACATCAATTTGGTGCCaaactattatttatttactaattCTATTTTTCTTGGATTATTTGTTGATGCAAGAATTGCCAGTTGTCCCAAATGCTTTCACTAAATAtatcttttccttcttggtTTTTTAGTTCCTTTCCACTTCTTTATTTCCACCTTatttctcttcttccttcttgtCACATTCACTTACTGCTGATGGTCTAAATTTGTTAGTGACAAGCTGTTTAAGGAGATACGGGATCTCAACTTCGAAGTTGTTGTCCAGGTTGATCTATTTAAACCAGTTTACATTACTTGCAATCATAGCTTATACTTCAATTTCCAAATCTGTCTCTTGTcagttgtttaaaaaaaaaatcccattatTCTTCTTGGAGTTCTATTTTCTTAATTGCCATCTGCAGTATGATTGCAGATTCTACGTCAGAAAGCAACATCCATGAAGCAGGACTACACAGAAGTGACAACAACTGTAAGTGAATGGTTTAACATCTGAACATTGCAGTCTCTTTTGTGTTTATGATTGATGCAAACTTGAA
This genomic window contains:
- the LOC126697208 gene encoding vacuolar protein-sorting-associated protein 33 homolog; its protein translation is MAQIPNLDNAPLNLTSLREQSQKELLNILKNIRGKKCLVIDPKLGSSLSSIIQTSLLKEHGVELRHLSADPLQTDCIKVVFLVRSQLDLMKFICSNVHDDVSKGFQREYFVYFVPRRTVVCEKILEEENVYSLMTIGEYPLYIVPLDEDVLSFELDLAYKESQVDGDTSSLWHIAKAIHKLEFSFGVIPNVRAKGKASVRVADILNRMQAEEPVNSPDMVVPEINTLILLDREVDMVTPMLSQLTYEGLIDECLHVNNGSVELDASIMGLQQEGKKIKVPLNSSDKLFKEIRDLNFEVVVQILRQKATSMKQDYTEVTTTTQSVSELKDFVKKLNSLPEMTRHINLAQHLSTFTSKPAFLGQLDMEHTIVEAQSYDICFEYIEELIHKQEPLVNVLRLLILFSITSSGLPKKQFDYLRRELLHSYGFEHMATLNNLEKAGLLRKQESKSNWLTIKRALQLVVEDTDTANPNDIAYVFSGYAPLSIRLVQHAVRSGWRPIEEILKLLPGPHSETKRGRFSSSPSYDTLQASANIDKVADGRRSLVLVVFIGGITFAEISALRFLSAQEGMAYDLIVGTTKIVSGHSLAETFVERLG